Part of the Candidatus Bathyarchaeota archaeon genome is shown below.
TCCCCTTCATAAACCCATTGAAGCTAGGCATTATTATAAGCCTCTCAGAACGTACTTCAAAGTCTTCCTTCCTCTTGACTAAGGCTCTCTTCTCGATGTATGAGGATAGGCAACAAGGGTCGATATCTGCCTTAACCCATACTCTCCTCAGAAACCTGTTGCTGAACCTATCCCTGAAAGTCACGGCGGGGTGTATATGCCCCATCACGAGAGTTCTACAATTGAAGAGCTCCGGCTTAGGCCATGAGTGTCCGTGAAATAACCCCACTTCACCCCAGAGGTCTATACCACCTGATTCGGTTATCTCGACGTCCTCAGGCGTTAGGGCTTCTATATCACCGTCATGGTTACCAGGAACTATGACCACCCTATCTACCATGCTTTTCACTGCTTCCAGAAACTCCGGCACATCCATCCACTCGGACTTACCGAGCTTACCTATCGTATGCTTTAGGTCGCCTAGAAACACGAGCGTCGAAGGCTTAACTCTTCTAATAATTCTCGCGATTCTTCTCAAAAACCTCTTAGCCTGAGACGGTACGTAGATACCGTACCCGGATAGCGTGATCTCCCATCCTATATGGAGGTCTGCCGCGACGAGAACCCTCTCGCCTCCACCCTGAATCAGAAGAACCGGCTCCGGAAACAGGGGTTTAAGCACGGCCTTTGCATCTCTACCCATCTCCAGACACCTAGACTTTGACTATCTGCGCATGAGGCACCCCGGCTATGTTCAAAACGGCCTCAGGGTGGACAAGCTTCTCCCTCTTAGCCCTGTCGACTATCCTAGTCCCGATCAGGTTCGCGGTGTCAGCGTTTCTTATAAGGTCTATCGCCTCCTCTACGGTCACTCTAGAGCCTTTATAGAACCTCTCGTTGACGTCGAAACATATCTCCCCTTCTACAAGCGTCCTACCGAGTAGCTCCTCGTCACATGCTGCGACGAGCACGTACATCTGGGTTCTATAGACCTTAACGTAGACATAGCACAATACCTTCACCTCGTTATGACCGGAGACCTGGCACCGCACGCGTCGCAGACTATGTAGAGTATCCTCTCATGCTTCTCGAGATGCGTATCTGGTCTTTTACAGACCGGGCATATCACGTAGCTCTGAACGTATCTCCTTATGAACCTGTTCACCTGAGACCTGCTGAACTTCCCATGTATCTCCGCCATGTCGTCTCTGAGAGATCCTGCCGAACCGGCTTCTTTACATAAGAACCGTAGCAGATGCTCCGGCTTCCTGTTTAAGGTCGACGCTATAGTCTTAAAGTTCCTTATGATAGTCCTGTTACCCACTATGACGGTGTCAGCCGATGGAATCATGAACCTCTCAGATTTAACAGGCTTCTTAGGTAGCAGCGTTAAAGCCCTTCTAAGCATCTCCTCATAGCTACTGGAGGCCATAGGCTCCTCAGGAAAATATTGAGGGGATAACAGGTACTTAACCTTATCCAAAAGGCTGTACGGTAATTCTTTTAAGTGAGCCCAGTCCTCTAGGTTTAACAAGCATGGTTAAGAAGGTTATCGTAACCGCTGCGCTACCTTACGTCTATGCTCCGAGACACTTCGGCCACCTAGCCGGGGCATACCTACCCGCCGATATCTACGTCAGGTATCGGCGGCTTAGAGGTGATAAGGCGATCTATATATGCGGCACAGACGAGAACGCTACGTCCGTCGTCCTTGAAGCGCTCAGGCTTAAGATATCTCCGAAGGAGCTCTGCGATAGAAACTACCTCGTCCAGAAAGAGGTTTTCGAGAAGCTCGGTATGAGTTTCGACATATATTCCCGTACGTCTCTTCCTATACACTTCGAGACGGTCGAGGAGTTCTACAAAACTCTGTATGAGAAAGGTTACATATACGAGAAGACGGTTAAACAGCTCTACTGTCCTAAATGCGGTACTTTTCTCCCGGACCGGTTCGTAAAGGGGACCTGCCCCTACTGCGGTGCTCCAGACCAGTATGGAGATGTATGCGAACGTTGTGGTAGATGGTACGAGGCTTGGGAGCTCGTAAACCCCAGGTGTGTGATATGCGGCACCACGCCTGTTTTAAAAGAGAGCCTACACTATTTCCTAAGGCTTTCAGCACTCACAGATAAGGTTCTCGAATACGTGAAGCGTAAAGGCTCCAAGTGGAGAAAAGCCACTCTTAACAAGACCTTATCTTGGCTCACGCGGGAAGGTTTGAGGGACAAGGATATCACTCGGGACTACAGCTGGGGCCCACCGGCGCCCTTCCCAAAGGCTAAGGGTCAGGTCATCTACAACTGGGCTGAGAATCTTCTAGGCTATATATCGGCTACTAAACATTGGGCAGCCGATATGGGTAAGCCTGAGATGTGGGTCGAATACTGGAGGATGAAGGATACTGAGCTATACTGCTTCATAGGGAAAGATAACCTGTTCTTCCATACTATCCTCTTCCCAGCTCTGCTGATAGCGCACGGGGGATATATACTTCCGGAGAACGTCGTGGTAAACGAGTTTGTAAACCTCGAAGGTGAGAAGCTCTCCACAAGCAGAGGCTGGGTTATATGGCTTCATGAAATGCTCAGAAAGTTTCACCCAGATATGATACGCTACTACGCAGCCGCCATAGCGCCTGAGCATAAGGACACAGATTTCAAGTGGAAAGATTTCCAGGCTAAGGTGAACAACGAGCTCATAGCGAACCTAGGGAACTTCGTATATAGGGTGCTGACCCTGATACACAGGTTATACGGTGGAATCATACCCGACCCAGATAGGCTCGACGAATACGATAAAGAGG
Proteins encoded:
- a CDS encoding metallophosphoesterase, producing the protein MGRDAKAVLKPLFPEPVLLIQGGGERVLVAADLHIGWEITLSGYGIYVPSQAKRFLRRIARIIRRVKPSTLVFLGDLKHTIGKLGKSEWMDVPEFLEAVKSMVDRVVIVPGNHDGDIEALTPEDVEITESGGIDLWGEVGLFHGHSWPKPELFNCRTLVMGHIHPAVTFRDRFSNRFLRRVWVKADIDPCCLSSYIEKRALVKRKEDFEVRSERLIIMPSFNGFMKGRALNEATSEELGVKAISPILRSRCVDIENSELYLLDGVFLGMLGEVREITSVLL
- a CDS encoding DUF424 family protein; the encoded protein is MYVLVAACDEELLGRTLVEGEICFDVNERFYKGSRVTVEEAIDLIRNADTANLIGTRIVDRAKREKLVHPEAVLNIAGVPHAQIVKV
- a CDS encoding translation initiation factor IF-2 subunit beta, giving the protein MDKVKYLLSPQYFPEEPMASSSYEEMLRRALTLLPKKPVKSERFMIPSADTVIVGNRTIIRNFKTIASTLNRKPEHLLRFLCKEAGSAGSLRDDMAEIHGKFSRSQVNRFIRRYVQSYVICPVCKRPDTHLEKHERILYIVCDACGARSPVITR
- the metG gene encoding methionine--tRNA ligase, which produces MVKKVIVTAALPYVYAPRHFGHLAGAYLPADIYVRYRRLRGDKAIYICGTDENATSVVLEALRLKISPKELCDRNYLVQKEVFEKLGMSFDIYSRTSLPIHFETVEEFYKTLYEKGYIYEKTVKQLYCPKCGTFLPDRFVKGTCPYCGAPDQYGDVCERCGRWYEAWELVNPRCVICGTTPVLKESLHYFLRLSALTDKVLEYVKRKGSKWRKATLNKTLSWLTREGLRDKDITRDYSWGPPAPFPKAKGQVIYNWAENLLGYISATKHWAADMGKPEMWVEYWRMKDTELYCFIGKDNLFFHTILFPALLIAHGGYILPENVVVNEFVNLEGEKLSTSRGWVIWLHEMLRKFHPDMIRYYAAAIAPEHKDTDFKWKDFQAKVNNELIANLGNFVYRVLTLIHRLYGGIIPDPDRLDEYDKEVLSEIAKTAERVAAEVERFEFKKGLREIMRLSSIGNSYLNAKRPWSNPDEAPSTLYVACQIIYALSILLIPYLPFTAVEVRRMLNLPGDLNDVRWEDLEKSLEPGHKIAEVKPLFRKVRDEDIAPEVKKLEKLRVRYEAEAGPPRTH